A DNA window from Nitrospiria bacterium contains the following coding sequences:
- a CDS encoding HAD-IC family P-type ATPase, with translation MADVNKHTDDYSRQTIDETIRELQTDGARGLESAEVDKRIGRFGFNEIAEKEEPLWHRVFRRFWGPIPWMIEAAALLSAVVRKWDDFVIIAIMLLVNAGLDFFQEHRALNALQALKQRLTAEVIVLRDGKFMTIPARELVPGDVIKLRIGNIVPADVQLLQGDYLLIDQSSLTGESLPVTKKEYGFSEDMIRSLLFLKLIVAGHSTLYITRARGWFWQRPWPSPLLFGATFGTEILGTLIAVYGFLITPIGWKYAVWMWAYALAWFVFNDAVKIGAYRLMRQREVGA, from the coding sequence GTGGCTGACGTGAACAAGCACACCGACGATTATTCACGACAGACGATCGACGAAACCATCCGTGAGTTGCAGACGGACGGCGCGCGCGGTTTGGAAAGCGCCGAGGTGGACAAGCGCATCGGCCGCTTCGGCTTCAACGAGATCGCGGAAAAAGAAGAGCCGCTCTGGCACCGCGTCTTCCGCCGCTTCTGGGGTCCGATCCCCTGGATGATCGAGGCGGCGGCCCTTCTCTCGGCGGTCGTCCGGAAGTGGGATGATTTTGTCATCATCGCCATCATGCTTTTGGTAAACGCCGGTCTGGATTTCTTCCAGGAGCATCGGGCGCTGAATGCGCTCCAAGCCTTGAAACAGCGCCTGACCGCCGAAGTCATCGTACTGCGCGACGGGAAATTCATGACCATCCCGGCGCGGGAGCTGGTGCCCGGCGACGTAATCAAGCTCAGGATCGGGAACATCGTGCCCGCCGACGTCCAGTTGCTTCAGGGCGATTACCTTCTCATCGACCAGTCCTCGCTGACCGGCGAGTCCCTGCCGGTCACAAAAAAGGAGTACGGGTTTTCCGAGGACATGATCCGCAGCCTGCTGTTCTTGAAACTGATCGTGGCCGGCCACAGCACACTGTACATTACACGCGCCCGGGGATGGTTCTGGCAGCGCCCCTGGCCCTCCCCCCTCCTGTTCGGGGCCACCTTCGGCACCGAGATCCTCGGCACCTTGATCGCCGTGTACGGGTTTCTGATCACGCCGATCGGTTGGAAATATGCGGTCTGGATGTGGGCCTACGCGCTGGCGTGGTTCGTTTTCAACGATGCGGTCAAAATAGGGGCCTACCGCTTAATGAGGCAACGGGAGGTGGGGGCTTAG
- a CDS encoding STAS/SEC14 domain-containing protein, protein MIEQIQDLPDNVLGFRAKGIVTAADYEAVIVPSVERTLSKHSKMRILYHLGTEFSGFEAAAMWEDMKIGLKHLTSWEKIAVVTEVDWIRAAVKAFAFLLPARIRLFNNSEFHVAREWVCE, encoded by the coding sequence ATGATTGAGCAGATCCAGGACCTTCCCGACAATGTGTTGGGTTTCAGGGCCAAGGGCATTGTAACGGCAGCCGATTACGAGGCCGTGATCGTTCCTTCGGTCGAAAGGACGCTCTCGAAACATAGCAAGATGCGGATTCTCTATCATCTCGGCACGGAATTCTCCGGATTTGAAGCGGCCGCGATGTGGGAGGACATGAAAATCGGCCTGAAGCACCTCACATCGTGGGAAAAAATTGCCGTGGTGACGGAGGTGGACTGGATTCGAGCAGCAGTGAAGGCATTTGCTTTCCTGCTGCCCGCACGGATCCGTCTCTTTAATAACAGTGAATTCCACGTCGCCCGTGAGTGGGTGTGTGAATAG
- a CDS encoding universal stress protein encodes MASPELKKPGFSVNIKKILVPVDFSVQSERAIVYAGSLARMVNAKVLVLHVVEWPAYWVETSFFPPGFRSKDPFMDWNQTLRERVETEVQGLNNNGINAEGHVLTGEPFKEIVKFVQENKVDMVVMGTHGRKGFAHAFMGSTAERVIERVSCPVITVKAEKALRLAPERGKKGKA; translated from the coding sequence ATGGCTAGTCCAGAATTAAAAAAACCGGGCTTTTCGGTAAACATCAAAAAGATACTTGTGCCCGTGGATTTCTCTGTCCAGTCGGAACGGGCCATCGTTTATGCCGGTTCACTCGCCAGGATGGTTAACGCCAAGGTCCTCGTTCTTCATGTCGTCGAATGGCCGGCTTATTGGGTCGAGACATCCTTCTTTCCTCCCGGGTTTCGGTCCAAGGATCCTTTTATGGATTGGAACCAAACGCTGCGCGAACGGGTTGAGACAGAGGTTCAGGGCTTGAACAATAACGGAATCAACGCCGAGGGACACGTCCTTACGGGCGAACCTTTCAAAGAAATCGTAAAATTTGTTCAAGAAAACAAAGTGGATATGGTGGTCATGGGCACCCACGGCAGGAAAGGCTTCGCTCATGCCTTTATGGGAAGCACCGCCGAAAGGGTGATTGAGCGCGTCTCCTGTCCCGTGATCACGGTCAAAGCCGAAAAAGCTCTTCGCCTGGCCCCGGAGAGAGGAAAAAAAGGGAAAGCCTGA
- a CDS encoding FoF1 ATP synthase subunit gamma, which yields MTRRREIERRLRALGDIKDILNAMKNLSLIEMHKLTRFLATQQRVVDDMETVAADFLSFYPDFLAEPETRRDVYLLIGSERGFCGDFNETLLPAFETQLRRTAPEKVAVVAVGRRLSVRLANEPRVAASLEGPAVVEEVESVLTRLMETLNSLKSTRGALRLTVFHHHAEEKGTTVSVFQPFKQTERRGPRFPYPPRLNLSPHSLMTELVDHYLLHHIHGLFYGSLMAENLLRQQHMDHAIRTIEQDSFQLFQTRNRLRQEEITEEIEVIMLSLEALKKT from the coding sequence ATGACAAGGCGTCGGGAAATCGAACGGCGTCTGCGGGCCTTGGGCGACATCAAGGACATCCTGAACGCCATGAAAAACCTCTCGCTCATCGAAATGCACAAACTGACCCGTTTCCTCGCAACACAACAACGGGTCGTGGACGACATGGAGACGGTCGCGGCGGACTTCCTGAGTTTCTATCCCGACTTCCTGGCTGAACCGGAAACCCGCCGGGACGTTTATCTCCTGATCGGTTCGGAACGCGGATTTTGCGGGGATTTCAACGAAACCCTGCTTCCGGCGTTTGAGACCCAGCTCCGAAGGACCGCTCCGGAGAAGGTGGCCGTGGTTGCGGTGGGACGGAGGCTCTCGGTCCGGCTGGCGAATGAACCTCGCGTGGCCGCTTCGCTCGAGGGTCCCGCCGTCGTGGAAGAAGTGGAATCCGTATTGACCCGATTAATGGAGACGCTGAACAGCCTGAAGTCCACCCGCGGCGCGTTACGCCTGACCGTCTTTCATCACCATGCGGAGGAAAAAGGAACCACGGTATCGGTCTTTCAACCCTTTAAGCAAACGGAACGGAGGGGCCCTCGTTTTCCTTACCCACCGCGATTAAACCTGTCGCCCCATTCCCTCATGACCGAGCTGGTTGACCATTACCTTCTTCATCACATCCATGGACTGTTCTACGGCTCGTTGATGGCGGAAAACCTCCTTCGTCAACAACACATGGATCATGCGATCCGGACCATCGAACAGGACTCGTTCCAACTTTTTCAGACGCGCAACAGGCTTCGTCAGGAAGAGATCACCGAGGAGATCGAAGTGATCATGCTGAGCCTCGAGGCCCTGAAGAAGACCTGA